From the genome of Vicia villosa cultivar HV-30 ecotype Madison, WI linkage group LG2, Vvil1.0, whole genome shotgun sequence, one region includes:
- the LOC131646196 gene encoding uncharacterized protein LOC131646196 isoform X1, giving the protein MATLAPGILLKLLNGINTGVKPTSEHRNSLLQVTDIVPADLDEKSLFPKQGFYIKVSDSSHSIYVTLPSDEHDFVLSNKMQLGQFIYVDRLEPGSPVPVLKGAKPLPGRHPFIGTPEPLLGLREKTQAQAQAQAQSCKPSVRGSWGTGRKKKKNDEDGDGDGDDGGAFPCSPMVFKPVNLDFDQCTPVRGRNFVGRDGTPVRCSVGGGLFGKMNDAKGESPALLRKSCVVGSSNSKITRSRSVSDRENRMPSASPFKSNQEKKGGTPPPRLRQARVANSVGVTGGDAHKEDSSVTSQQKSQSTTNSAFDDSNNLSLPMNLPARLSSLGKEAVQQREVAQKIALQALRDASATETVVRSLKMFSNLCKSARADTPATCFERFLEFHNDIVLGVDAMMSMQAATSASELASKSDKQVEEEQPQVLHEVMLNSVDKSGNSIESNTSKRRCAYRAKVGKLLRSSSSNPKDVLEKKGSTLEPIIENDENKKPVSCSLSNTIKLGKQIETEAGNWFMDFIEKALEAGLKKTKEASNGDVRKVSQSLIIKVMNWVEVEQYHSNKRPSHPKAAQIARKLRIKIKNP; this is encoded by the exons ATGGCAACACTAGCCCCTGGAATTCTGTTAAAGCTTCTAAACGGAATAAACACCGGCGTTAAACCAACCAGCGAGCATCGGAATTCCCTCTTACAAGTCACCGACATCGTCCCCGCCGATCTCGACGAGAAGAGTCTCTTCCCCAAACAAGGCTTCTACATCAAGGTTTCCGATTCTTCGCATTCGATTTACGTTACTCTTCCTTCTGATGAGCACGATTTTGTTTTAAGTAATAAAATGCAGTTAGGTCAGTTTATCTATGTTGATAGATTAGAACCCGGTTCGCCTGTTCCGGTTCTCAAAGGAGCTAAACCGTTGCCGGGGAGACATCCTTTCATTGGGACGCCGGAGCCTTTGTTGGGCCTGAGGGAGAAAACTCAAGCCCAGGCTCAGGCTCAGGCCCAATCGTGTAAACCCTCTGTGAGAGGTTCTTGGGGGAcagggaggaagaagaagaagaatgatgaagatggtgatggaGATGGTGACGATGGTGGTGCTTTTCCTTGTTCTCCGATGGTTTTTAAGCCGGTGAATTTGGATTTTGATCAGTGTACGCCGGTTAGAGGGAGGAATTTTGTTGGGAGAGATGGGACTCCGGTTAGATGTTCGGTTGGTGGTGGGCTTTTTGGGAAAATGAATGATGCGAAAGGGGAAAGTCCGGCGTTGCTGAGAAAAAGTTGTGTTGTTGGTTCTTCGAATTCGAAGATTACAAGAAGTAGGAGTGTCTCTGATAGAGAGAATAGGATGCCTTCTGCTAGTCCCTTCAAGTCAAAT CAGGAAAAGAAAGGTGGTACTCCGCCACCCCGGCTGAGACAAGCAAGAGTGGCGAATTCTGTTGGCGTGACCGGAGGAGATGCTCATAAAGAAGACTCAAGTGTCACGTCTCAACAGAAATCTCAGTCTACAACTAATTCAGCTTTCGATGATTCCAACAATCTTAGTCTGCCCATGAATTTACCAGCAAGACTCAGCTCCTTAGGAAAG GAAGCTGTGCAGCAAAGAGAAGTGGCTCAAAAGATTGCCCTTCAAGCATTAAGAGATGCTTCGGCCACCGAGACAGTAGTTCGATCACTTAA GATGTTTTCAAATTTATGCAAATCAGCTCGAGCTGATACACCTGCTACATGTTTTGAACGGTTTTTGGAATTTCATAATGATATTGTACTAGGAGTTGATGCAATGATGTCGATGCAAGCAGCTACTTCAGCTTCAGAATTGGCTTCAAAATCAGataaacaagttgaagaagaacaACCGCAGGTTTTACACGAAGTTATGCTAAATTCTGTCGACAAATCAGGAAACTCTATCGAATCAAACACGTCAAAAAGAAGATGTGCTTATAGAGCCAAAGTGGGGAAACTTTTGAGATCATCGAGTTCAAACCCGAAGgatgttttggagaagaaagGTTCTACCCTAGAACCTATTATTGAAAATGACGAGAATAAGAAACCAGTTTCTTGCAGCTTAAGCAACACAATCAAGTTGGGAAAACAGATTGAAACAGAAGCTGGAAATTGGTTTATGGATTTCATTGAGAAGGCATTGGAAGCGGGTTTGAAGAAAACAAAGGAAGCGTCAAACGGGGATGTTCGTAAAGTTTCTCAGTCTCTCATAATTAAAGTTATGAATTGGGTCGAGGTAGAACAATACCATAGTAACAAAAGGCCTAGCCACCCTAAAGCGGCGCAGATTGCTCGGAAGTTAAGGATAAAAATTAAGAATCCTTGA
- the LOC131646196 gene encoding uncharacterized protein LOC131646196 isoform X2: MATLAPGILLKLLNGINTGVKPTSEHRNSLLQVTDIVPADLDEKSLFPKQGFYIKVSDSSHSIYVTLPSDEHDFVLSNKMQLGQFIYVDRLEPGSPVPVLKGAKPLPGRHPFIGTPEPLLGLREKTQAQAQAQAQSCKPSVRGSWGTGRKKKKNDEDGDGDGDDGGAFPCSPMVFKPVNLDFDQCTPVRGRNFVGRDGTPVRCSVGGGLFGKMNDAKGESPALLRKSCVVGSSNSKITRSRSVSDRENRMPSASPFKSNEKKGGTPPPRLRQARVANSVGVTGGDAHKEDSSVTSQQKSQSTTNSAFDDSNNLSLPMNLPARLSSLGKEAVQQREVAQKIALQALRDASATETVVRSLKMFSNLCKSARADTPATCFERFLEFHNDIVLGVDAMMSMQAATSASELASKSDKQVEEEQPQVLHEVMLNSVDKSGNSIESNTSKRRCAYRAKVGKLLRSSSSNPKDVLEKKGSTLEPIIENDENKKPVSCSLSNTIKLGKQIETEAGNWFMDFIEKALEAGLKKTKEASNGDVRKVSQSLIIKVMNWVEVEQYHSNKRPSHPKAAQIARKLRIKIKNP, encoded by the exons ATGGCAACACTAGCCCCTGGAATTCTGTTAAAGCTTCTAAACGGAATAAACACCGGCGTTAAACCAACCAGCGAGCATCGGAATTCCCTCTTACAAGTCACCGACATCGTCCCCGCCGATCTCGACGAGAAGAGTCTCTTCCCCAAACAAGGCTTCTACATCAAGGTTTCCGATTCTTCGCATTCGATTTACGTTACTCTTCCTTCTGATGAGCACGATTTTGTTTTAAGTAATAAAATGCAGTTAGGTCAGTTTATCTATGTTGATAGATTAGAACCCGGTTCGCCTGTTCCGGTTCTCAAAGGAGCTAAACCGTTGCCGGGGAGACATCCTTTCATTGGGACGCCGGAGCCTTTGTTGGGCCTGAGGGAGAAAACTCAAGCCCAGGCTCAGGCTCAGGCCCAATCGTGTAAACCCTCTGTGAGAGGTTCTTGGGGGAcagggaggaagaagaagaagaatgatgaagatggtgatggaGATGGTGACGATGGTGGTGCTTTTCCTTGTTCTCCGATGGTTTTTAAGCCGGTGAATTTGGATTTTGATCAGTGTACGCCGGTTAGAGGGAGGAATTTTGTTGGGAGAGATGGGACTCCGGTTAGATGTTCGGTTGGTGGTGGGCTTTTTGGGAAAATGAATGATGCGAAAGGGGAAAGTCCGGCGTTGCTGAGAAAAAGTTGTGTTGTTGGTTCTTCGAATTCGAAGATTACAAGAAGTAGGAGTGTCTCTGATAGAGAGAATAGGATGCCTTCTGCTAGTCCCTTCAAGTCAAAT GAAAAGAAAGGTGGTACTCCGCCACCCCGGCTGAGACAAGCAAGAGTGGCGAATTCTGTTGGCGTGACCGGAGGAGATGCTCATAAAGAAGACTCAAGTGTCACGTCTCAACAGAAATCTCAGTCTACAACTAATTCAGCTTTCGATGATTCCAACAATCTTAGTCTGCCCATGAATTTACCAGCAAGACTCAGCTCCTTAGGAAAG GAAGCTGTGCAGCAAAGAGAAGTGGCTCAAAAGATTGCCCTTCAAGCATTAAGAGATGCTTCGGCCACCGAGACAGTAGTTCGATCACTTAA GATGTTTTCAAATTTATGCAAATCAGCTCGAGCTGATACACCTGCTACATGTTTTGAACGGTTTTTGGAATTTCATAATGATATTGTACTAGGAGTTGATGCAATGATGTCGATGCAAGCAGCTACTTCAGCTTCAGAATTGGCTTCAAAATCAGataaacaagttgaagaagaacaACCGCAGGTTTTACACGAAGTTATGCTAAATTCTGTCGACAAATCAGGAAACTCTATCGAATCAAACACGTCAAAAAGAAGATGTGCTTATAGAGCCAAAGTGGGGAAACTTTTGAGATCATCGAGTTCAAACCCGAAGgatgttttggagaagaaagGTTCTACCCTAGAACCTATTATTGAAAATGACGAGAATAAGAAACCAGTTTCTTGCAGCTTAAGCAACACAATCAAGTTGGGAAAACAGATTGAAACAGAAGCTGGAAATTGGTTTATGGATTTCATTGAGAAGGCATTGGAAGCGGGTTTGAAGAAAACAAAGGAAGCGTCAAACGGGGATGTTCGTAAAGTTTCTCAGTCTCTCATAATTAAAGTTATGAATTGGGTCGAGGTAGAACAATACCATAGTAACAAAAGGCCTAGCCACCCTAAAGCGGCGCAGATTGCTCGGAAGTTAAGGATAAAAATTAAGAATCCTTGA
- the LOC131650778 gene encoding protein NUCLEAR FUSION DEFECTIVE 6, mitochondrial isoform X3 yields MAVASNCVRKSLQIASSSAKTLLSRRSPLPPSSSNPNKFNASASSFQASPHKRSLSNSWFPVQLAGAQVSLTPLHSATASALFTSLLSLHNNNWGCLSEGFATTL; encoded by the exons ATGGCGGTGGCGTCGAACTGTGTTCGTAAATCTCTCCAAATAGCTTCATCTTCAGCCAAAACCCTATTATCTCGTCGATCACCTCTACCTCCTTCTTCTTCAAACCCCAATAAATTCAACGCCTCTGCTTCTTCTTTTCAAGCTTCCCCACACAAACGCTCCCTCTCCAACTCCTG GTTCCCGGTGCAATTGGCTGGTGCACAAGTCTCATTGACGCCATTGCATAGTGCCACTGCTTCTGCATTGTTCACTTCTCTGCTGTCTTTGCACAATAACAACTGGGGTTGTCTTTCAGAAG GTTTTGCAACAACTTTATAA